Proteins encoded by one window of Grus americana isolate bGruAme1 chromosome 7, bGruAme1.mat, whole genome shotgun sequence:
- the JAKMIP3 gene encoding janus kinase and microtubule-interacting protein 3 isoform X2 produces the protein MSKKGTSSRARGEKPDALAALQAANEELRAKLTDIQIELQQEKSKVSKLEREKNQEVKQIKEHEQHKSTVVVTELKVKLHEEKMKELQAVREALLRQHEAELLRVIKIKDNEIQRLQTLLNAVRDGAPDKVKTVLLTEAKEEAKKGFEVEKIKMQQEISELKGAKKQVEEALTMVIQADKIKAAEIRSVYHLHQEEISRIKRECEREIRRLMEEIKFKDRAVYVLERELGVQAGHAQRLQLQKEALDEQLSQIKESDRHLSSPKRELPYASGAGDASDHSGSPEQQLDEKDARRFQLKIAELSAIIRKLEDRNALLSEERNELLKRLREAESQYKPILDKNKRLSRKNEELSHALRRMENKLKFVTQENIAMRQRAGTIRRPSSLNDLDHSQEEREVDFLRLQVIEQQNIIDELSKTLETAGYVKSVMERDKLLRYRKQRKKMTRIPKPVVETFFGYDEEASLESDGSSISYQTDRTDQTPCTPEDDLEEGMAKEETELRFRQLTMEYQALQRAYALLQEQVGGTLDAEREVKTREQLQAEIHRSQAQIEDLEKALAEQGQDMKWIEEKQALYRRNQELVEKIKQMEAEEARLKHDVQDVKDQNELLEFRILELEERERRSPAINFHHGPFTEGKSPLQVYCEAEGVTDIVVAELMKKLDILGDNAVSNLTNEEQVVVIQARTVLTLAEKWLQQIEVTESALQQKMLDLENEKELFSKQKGYLDDELDFRKQSLDQAHKQILELEAMLYDALQQEAGAKISELLSEEEKEKLKSAVEQWKRQVMSELRERDAQILRERMELIQHAQQRIKELEERIEGQKRQIKELEEKLSFFGHSPSGHVQKPTEEATIASAVLSRKTALIAKTEKETLPFQKPQISLIFCY, from the exons GTCAGCAAgttggaaagagagaaaaatcaggaaGTTAAGCAGATCAAAGAGCACGAACAGCATAAAAGTACAGTGGTGGTAACAGAGCTCAAAGTCAAACTTcatgaagagaaaatgaaggagCTCCAAGCTGTTCGAGAAGCACTTTTGAGACAGCACGAAGCTGAGCTACTTagagtaataaaaattaaagataatGAAATCCAGAGACTACAGACCCTTCTCAATGCTGTACGTGATGGGGCTCCTGACAAGGTGAAAACAGTGCTGCTCACAGAGGCGAAGGAGGAGGCCAAGAAGGGGTTTGAagttgagaaaataaaaatgcagcaggaaATTTCAGAGCTGAAGGGGGCTAAGAAACAAGTGGAAGAGGCTTTAACTATGGTCATCCAAGCTGACAAAATTAAAGCAGCTGAGATAAGGAGTGTGTATCACCTGCATCAGGAGGAAATCAGCAGAATTAAGAGGGAGTGTGAGAGAGAAATTCGTAGACTG ATGGAGGAGATTAAATTTAAAGACAGAGCAGTCTACGTGCTGGAGAGAGAGTTAGGGGTTCAAGCCGGGCATGCTCAGAGACTGCAGCTCCAAAAGGAGGCTTTAGATGAACAACTTTCCCAGATCAAAGAGTCTGATCGGCATCTGAGCAGCCCCAAGCGGGAACTTCCTTATGCAAGTGGTGCAGGAGACGCTTCAGATCATTCGGGAAGCCCC GAACAGCAGTTGGATGAAAAGGATGCCCGGCGTTTCCAACTCAAAATCGCTGAGCTGAGTGCCATCATCAGGAAGCTGGAGGACCGGAACGCGCTGCTGTCGGAGGAGAGAAACGAGCTG TTAAAACGTCTTAGAGAAGCTGAAAGTCAGTATAAGCCCATTTTGGACAAAAATAAACGCCTTAGTAGGAAGAATGAAGAATTGTCACATGCCTTACGTcgaatggaaaacaaattaaaatttgtaaCACAAGAAAATATAGCAATG AGACAAAGAGCTGGAACAATAAGGAGACCGAGCTCTCTAAATGACCTTGACCACAgccaggaagaaagagaagttgATTTCCTGAGGCTACAAGTCATTGAACAGCAAAACATCATTGATGAACTCTCCAAG ACCCTGGAAACTGCTGGCTATGTGAAGAGTGTCATG GAACGTGATAAGCTGTTAAGGTAtaggaagcaaaggaaaaaaatgaccagAATTCccaag CCGGTCGTGGAGACGTTTTTCGGCTACGATGaagaagcttccttggagtcTGATGGTTCCTCTATCTCGTACCAAACTGACCGGACAGATCAAACCCCTTGCACTCCTGAAGATGACTTGGAAGAG ggCATGGCCAAGGAAGAGACAGAACTGCGATTTCGGCAGCTGACGATGGAGTACCAGGCTCTGCAACGAGCATACGCCCTATTGCAAGAACAGGTCGGAGGAACATTGGATGCAGAACGAGAAGTTAAG ACACGTGAGCAGCTCCAAGCAGAAATACACCGCTCTCAGGCTCAGATCGAAGACCTGGAGAAGGCCCTTGCTGAGCAGGGGCAG gaTATGAAGTGGATTGAGGAGAAGCAAGCATTGTATAGAAGAAACCAAGAGCTGGTAGAAAAG ataaaaCAAATGGAAGCTGAGGAAGCTCGCTTGAAACACGATGTCCAGGACGTTAAGGATCAAAACGAGCTCCTGGAGTTCAGGATCTTGGAGCTCGAA gagagagaaagacGATCGCCTGCCATCAACTTCCATCACGGTCCTTTTACAGAGGGGAAAAGCCCTCTCCAAGTCTACTGCGAGGCAGAAGGTGTAACA GACATAGTAGTAGCAGAGCTGATGAAAAAATTGGACATTTTAGGGGATAACGCCGTAAGT AATCTGACCAATGAAGAGCAAGTAGTTGTCATACAAGCAAGGACAGTTCTCACGTTGGCTGAAAAG TGGCTACAGCAGATAGAAGTGACGGAGTCTGCCCTGCAGCAGAAGATGCTGGATCTCGAGAACGAAAAG GAGCTGTTCAGCAAGCAGAAGGGCTACCTGGATGATGAGCTCGACTTCAGGAAACAGTCCTTGGACCAAGCTCACAAG CAAATTCTGGAATTAGAAGCCATGCTCTATGATGCCCTGCAGCAAGAAGCTGGAGCCAAAATTTCCGAACTTctttcagaagaggagaaagagaaactgaagagCGCTGTAGAGCAATGGAAGAGGCAGGTGATGAGCGAGCTCCGGGAGAGGGACGCCCAAATCCTGCGAGAAAGGATGGAGCTCATTCAACACGCACAGCAG AGAATTAAAGAGCTAGAAGAAAGAATTGAAGGccaaaaaagacaaataaaagagTTAGAGGAAAAG ctttCATTCTTTGGTCATAGTCCTTCAGGCCACGTGCAAAAG cCTACTGAGGAAGCTACAATTGCTTCTGCTGTTCTTAGCAGGAAGACAGCATTGATTgccaagacagaaaaagagacatTGCCGTTTCAGAAACCCCAAATATCTCTCATATTTTGCTACTGA
- the JAKMIP3 gene encoding janus kinase and microtubule-interacting protein 3 isoform X12, which translates to MSKKGTSSRARGEKPDALAALQAANEELRAKLTDIQIELQQEKSKVSKLEREKNQEVKQIKEHEQHKSTVVVTELKVKLHEEKMKELQAVREALLRQHEAELLRVIKIKDNEIQRLQTLLNAVRDGAPDKVKTVLLTEAKEEAKKGFEVEKIKMQQEISELKGAKKQVEEALTMVIQADKIKAAEIRSVYHLHQEEISRIKRECEREIRRLEQQLDEKDARRFQLKIAELSAIIRKLEDRNALLSEERNELLKRLREAESQYKPILDKNKRLSRKNEELSHALRRMENKLKFVTQENIAMRQRAGTIRRPSSLNDLDHSQEEREVDFLRLQVIEQQNIIDELSKTLETAGYVKSVMERDKLLRYRKQRKKMTRIPKKPVVETFFGYDEEASLESDGSSISYQTDRTDQTPCTPEDDLEEGMAKEETELRFRQLTMEYQALQRAYALLQEQVGGTLDAEREVKTREQLQAEIHRSQAQIEDLEKALAEQGQDMKWIEEKQALYRRNQELVEKIKQMEAEEARLKHDVQDVKDQNELLEFRILELEERERRSPAINFHHGPFTEGKSPLQVYCEAEGVTDIVVAELMKKLDILGDNAVSNLTNEEQVVVIQARTVLTLAEKWLQQIEVTESALQQKMLDLENEKELFSKQKGYLDDELDFRKQSLDQAHKQILELEAMLYDALQQEAGAKISELLSEEEKEKLKSAVEQWKRQVMSELRERDAQILRERMELIQHAQQRIKELEERIEGQKRQIKELEEKLSFFGHSPSGHVQKPTEEATIASAVLSRKTALIAKTEKETLPFQKPQISLIFCY; encoded by the exons GTCAGCAAgttggaaagagagaaaaatcaggaaGTTAAGCAGATCAAAGAGCACGAACAGCATAAAAGTACAGTGGTGGTAACAGAGCTCAAAGTCAAACTTcatgaagagaaaatgaaggagCTCCAAGCTGTTCGAGAAGCACTTTTGAGACAGCACGAAGCTGAGCTACTTagagtaataaaaattaaagataatGAAATCCAGAGACTACAGACCCTTCTCAATGCTGTACGTGATGGGGCTCCTGACAAGGTGAAAACAGTGCTGCTCACAGAGGCGAAGGAGGAGGCCAAGAAGGGGTTTGAagttgagaaaataaaaatgcagcaggaaATTTCAGAGCTGAAGGGGGCTAAGAAACAAGTGGAAGAGGCTTTAACTATGGTCATCCAAGCTGACAAAATTAAAGCAGCTGAGATAAGGAGTGTGTATCACCTGCATCAGGAGGAAATCAGCAGAATTAAGAGGGAGTGTGAGAGAGAAATTCGTAGACTG GAACAGCAGTTGGATGAAAAGGATGCCCGGCGTTTCCAACTCAAAATCGCTGAGCTGAGTGCCATCATCAGGAAGCTGGAGGACCGGAACGCGCTGCTGTCGGAGGAGAGAAACGAGCTG TTAAAACGTCTTAGAGAAGCTGAAAGTCAGTATAAGCCCATTTTGGACAAAAATAAACGCCTTAGTAGGAAGAATGAAGAATTGTCACATGCCTTACGTcgaatggaaaacaaattaaaatttgtaaCACAAGAAAATATAGCAATG AGACAAAGAGCTGGAACAATAAGGAGACCGAGCTCTCTAAATGACCTTGACCACAgccaggaagaaagagaagttgATTTCCTGAGGCTACAAGTCATTGAACAGCAAAACATCATTGATGAACTCTCCAAG ACCCTGGAAACTGCTGGCTATGTGAAGAGTGTCATG GAACGTGATAAGCTGTTAAGGTAtaggaagcaaaggaaaaaaatgaccagAATTCccaag AAGCCGGTCGTGGAGACGTTTTTCGGCTACGATGaagaagcttccttggagtcTGATGGTTCCTCTATCTCGTACCAAACTGACCGGACAGATCAAACCCCTTGCACTCCTGAAGATGACTTGGAAGAG ggCATGGCCAAGGAAGAGACAGAACTGCGATTTCGGCAGCTGACGATGGAGTACCAGGCTCTGCAACGAGCATACGCCCTATTGCAAGAACAGGTCGGAGGAACATTGGATGCAGAACGAGAAGTTAAG ACACGTGAGCAGCTCCAAGCAGAAATACACCGCTCTCAGGCTCAGATCGAAGACCTGGAGAAGGCCCTTGCTGAGCAGGGGCAG gaTATGAAGTGGATTGAGGAGAAGCAAGCATTGTATAGAAGAAACCAAGAGCTGGTAGAAAAG ataaaaCAAATGGAAGCTGAGGAAGCTCGCTTGAAACACGATGTCCAGGACGTTAAGGATCAAAACGAGCTCCTGGAGTTCAGGATCTTGGAGCTCGAA gagagagaaagacGATCGCCTGCCATCAACTTCCATCACGGTCCTTTTACAGAGGGGAAAAGCCCTCTCCAAGTCTACTGCGAGGCAGAAGGTGTAACA GACATAGTAGTAGCAGAGCTGATGAAAAAATTGGACATTTTAGGGGATAACGCCGTAAGT AATCTGACCAATGAAGAGCAAGTAGTTGTCATACAAGCAAGGACAGTTCTCACGTTGGCTGAAAAG TGGCTACAGCAGATAGAAGTGACGGAGTCTGCCCTGCAGCAGAAGATGCTGGATCTCGAGAACGAAAAG GAGCTGTTCAGCAAGCAGAAGGGCTACCTGGATGATGAGCTCGACTTCAGGAAACAGTCCTTGGACCAAGCTCACAAG CAAATTCTGGAATTAGAAGCCATGCTCTATGATGCCCTGCAGCAAGAAGCTGGAGCCAAAATTTCCGAACTTctttcagaagaggagaaagagaaactgaagagCGCTGTAGAGCAATGGAAGAGGCAGGTGATGAGCGAGCTCCGGGAGAGGGACGCCCAAATCCTGCGAGAAAGGATGGAGCTCATTCAACACGCACAGCAG AGAATTAAAGAGCTAGAAGAAAGAATTGAAGGccaaaaaagacaaataaaagagTTAGAGGAAAAG ctttCATTCTTTGGTCATAGTCCTTCAGGCCACGTGCAAAAG cCTACTGAGGAAGCTACAATTGCTTCTGCTGTTCTTAGCAGGAAGACAGCATTGATTgccaagacagaaaaagagacatTGCCGTTTCAGAAACCCCAAATATCTCTCATATTTTGCTACTGA
- the JAKMIP3 gene encoding janus kinase and microtubule-interacting protein 3 isoform X7, with product MSKKGTSSRARGEKPDALAALQAANEELRAKLTDIQIELQQEKSKVSKLEREKNQEVKQIKEHEQHKSTVVVTELKVKLHEEKMKELQAVREALLRQHEAELLRVIKIKDNEIQRLQTLLNAVRDGAPDKVKTVLLTEAKEEAKKGFEVEKIKMQQEISELKGAKKQVEEALTMVIQADKIKAAEIRSVYHLHQEEISRIKRECEREIRRLMEEIKFKDRAVYVLERELGVQAGHAQRLQLQKEALDEQLSQIKESDRHLSSPKRELPYASGAGDASDHSGSPEQQLDEKDARRFQLKIAELSAIIRKLEDRNALLSEERNELLKRLREAESQYKPILDKNKRLSRKNEELSHALRRMENKLKFVTQENIAMRQRAGTIRRPSSLNDLDHSQEEREVDFLRLQVIEQQNIIDELSKTLETAGYVKSVMERDKLLRYRKQRKKMTRIPKKPVVETFFGYDEEASLESDGSSISYQTDRTDQTPCTPEDDLEEGMAKEETELRFRQLTMEYQALQRAYALLQEQVGGTLDAEREVKTREQLQAEIHRSQAQIEDLEKALAEQGQDMKWIEEKQALYRRNQELVEKIKQMEAEEARLKHDVQDVKDQNELLEFRILELEERERRSPAINFHHGPFTEGKSPLQVYCEAEGVTDIVVAELMKKLDILGDNAVSNLTNEEQVVVIQARTVLTLAEKWLQQIEVTESALQQKMLDLENEKELFSKQKGYLDDELDFRKQSLDQAHKQILELEAMLYDALQQEAGAKISELLSEEEKEKLKSAVEQWKRQVMSELRERDAQILRERMELIQHAQQRIKELEERIEGQKRQIKELEEKPTEEATIASAVLSRKTALIAKTEKETLPFQKPQISLIFCY from the exons GTCAGCAAgttggaaagagagaaaaatcaggaaGTTAAGCAGATCAAAGAGCACGAACAGCATAAAAGTACAGTGGTGGTAACAGAGCTCAAAGTCAAACTTcatgaagagaaaatgaaggagCTCCAAGCTGTTCGAGAAGCACTTTTGAGACAGCACGAAGCTGAGCTACTTagagtaataaaaattaaagataatGAAATCCAGAGACTACAGACCCTTCTCAATGCTGTACGTGATGGGGCTCCTGACAAGGTGAAAACAGTGCTGCTCACAGAGGCGAAGGAGGAGGCCAAGAAGGGGTTTGAagttgagaaaataaaaatgcagcaggaaATTTCAGAGCTGAAGGGGGCTAAGAAACAAGTGGAAGAGGCTTTAACTATGGTCATCCAAGCTGACAAAATTAAAGCAGCTGAGATAAGGAGTGTGTATCACCTGCATCAGGAGGAAATCAGCAGAATTAAGAGGGAGTGTGAGAGAGAAATTCGTAGACTG ATGGAGGAGATTAAATTTAAAGACAGAGCAGTCTACGTGCTGGAGAGAGAGTTAGGGGTTCAAGCCGGGCATGCTCAGAGACTGCAGCTCCAAAAGGAGGCTTTAGATGAACAACTTTCCCAGATCAAAGAGTCTGATCGGCATCTGAGCAGCCCCAAGCGGGAACTTCCTTATGCAAGTGGTGCAGGAGACGCTTCAGATCATTCGGGAAGCCCC GAACAGCAGTTGGATGAAAAGGATGCCCGGCGTTTCCAACTCAAAATCGCTGAGCTGAGTGCCATCATCAGGAAGCTGGAGGACCGGAACGCGCTGCTGTCGGAGGAGAGAAACGAGCTG TTAAAACGTCTTAGAGAAGCTGAAAGTCAGTATAAGCCCATTTTGGACAAAAATAAACGCCTTAGTAGGAAGAATGAAGAATTGTCACATGCCTTACGTcgaatggaaaacaaattaaaatttgtaaCACAAGAAAATATAGCAATG AGACAAAGAGCTGGAACAATAAGGAGACCGAGCTCTCTAAATGACCTTGACCACAgccaggaagaaagagaagttgATTTCCTGAGGCTACAAGTCATTGAACAGCAAAACATCATTGATGAACTCTCCAAG ACCCTGGAAACTGCTGGCTATGTGAAGAGTGTCATG GAACGTGATAAGCTGTTAAGGTAtaggaagcaaaggaaaaaaatgaccagAATTCccaag AAGCCGGTCGTGGAGACGTTTTTCGGCTACGATGaagaagcttccttggagtcTGATGGTTCCTCTATCTCGTACCAAACTGACCGGACAGATCAAACCCCTTGCACTCCTGAAGATGACTTGGAAGAG ggCATGGCCAAGGAAGAGACAGAACTGCGATTTCGGCAGCTGACGATGGAGTACCAGGCTCTGCAACGAGCATACGCCCTATTGCAAGAACAGGTCGGAGGAACATTGGATGCAGAACGAGAAGTTAAG ACACGTGAGCAGCTCCAAGCAGAAATACACCGCTCTCAGGCTCAGATCGAAGACCTGGAGAAGGCCCTTGCTGAGCAGGGGCAG gaTATGAAGTGGATTGAGGAGAAGCAAGCATTGTATAGAAGAAACCAAGAGCTGGTAGAAAAG ataaaaCAAATGGAAGCTGAGGAAGCTCGCTTGAAACACGATGTCCAGGACGTTAAGGATCAAAACGAGCTCCTGGAGTTCAGGATCTTGGAGCTCGAA gagagagaaagacGATCGCCTGCCATCAACTTCCATCACGGTCCTTTTACAGAGGGGAAAAGCCCTCTCCAAGTCTACTGCGAGGCAGAAGGTGTAACA GACATAGTAGTAGCAGAGCTGATGAAAAAATTGGACATTTTAGGGGATAACGCCGTAAGT AATCTGACCAATGAAGAGCAAGTAGTTGTCATACAAGCAAGGACAGTTCTCACGTTGGCTGAAAAG TGGCTACAGCAGATAGAAGTGACGGAGTCTGCCCTGCAGCAGAAGATGCTGGATCTCGAGAACGAAAAG GAGCTGTTCAGCAAGCAGAAGGGCTACCTGGATGATGAGCTCGACTTCAGGAAACAGTCCTTGGACCAAGCTCACAAG CAAATTCTGGAATTAGAAGCCATGCTCTATGATGCCCTGCAGCAAGAAGCTGGAGCCAAAATTTCCGAACTTctttcagaagaggagaaagagaaactgaagagCGCTGTAGAGCAATGGAAGAGGCAGGTGATGAGCGAGCTCCGGGAGAGGGACGCCCAAATCCTGCGAGAAAGGATGGAGCTCATTCAACACGCACAGCAG AGAATTAAAGAGCTAGAAGAAAGAATTGAAGGccaaaaaagacaaataaaagagTTAGAGGAAAAG cCTACTGAGGAAGCTACAATTGCTTCTGCTGTTCTTAGCAGGAAGACAGCATTGATTgccaagacagaaaaagagacatTGCCGTTTCAGAAACCCCAAATATCTCTCATATTTTGCTACTGA
- the JAKMIP3 gene encoding janus kinase and microtubule-interacting protein 3 isoform X11: MSKKGTSSRARGEKPDALAALQAANEELRAKLTDIQIELQQEKSKVSKLEREKNQEVKQIKEHEQHKSTVVVTELKVKLHEEKMKELQAVREALLRQHEAELLRVIKIKDNEIQRLQTLLNAVRDGAPDKVKTVLLTEAKEEAKKGFEVEKIKMQQEISELKGAKKQVEEALTMVIQADKIKAAEIRSVYHLHQEEISRIKRECEREIRRLMEEIKFKDRAVYVLERELGVQAGHAQRLQLQKEALDEQLSQIKESDRHLSSPKRELPYASGAGDASDHSGSPEQQLDEKDARRFQLKIAELSAIIRKLEDRNALLSEERNELLKRLREAESQYKPILDKNKRLSRKNEELSHALRRMENKLKFVTQENIAMRQRAGTIRRPSSLNDLDHSQEEREVDFLRLQVIEQQNIIDELSKTLETAGYVKSVMERDKLLRYRKQRKKMTRIPKPVVETFFGYDEEASLESDGSSISYQTDRTDQTPCTPEDDLEEGMAKEETELRFRQLTMEYQALQRAYALLQEQVGGTLDAEREVKTREQLQAEIHRSQAQIEDLEKALAEQGQDMKWIEEKQALYRRNQELVEKIKQMEAEEARLKHDVQDVKDQNELLEFRILELEERERRSPAINFHHGPFTEGKSPLQVYCEAEGVTDIVVAELMKKLDILGDNANLTNEEQVVVIQARTVLTLAEKWLQQIEVTESALQQKMLDLENEKELFSKQKGYLDDELDFRKQSLDQAHKQILELEAMLYDALQQEAGAKISELLSEEEKEKLKSAVEQWKRQVMSELRERDAQILRERMELIQHAQQRIKELEERIEGQKRQIKELEEKFLFLFLFFSLAFILWS, encoded by the exons GTCAGCAAgttggaaagagagaaaaatcaggaaGTTAAGCAGATCAAAGAGCACGAACAGCATAAAAGTACAGTGGTGGTAACAGAGCTCAAAGTCAAACTTcatgaagagaaaatgaaggagCTCCAAGCTGTTCGAGAAGCACTTTTGAGACAGCACGAAGCTGAGCTACTTagagtaataaaaattaaagataatGAAATCCAGAGACTACAGACCCTTCTCAATGCTGTACGTGATGGGGCTCCTGACAAGGTGAAAACAGTGCTGCTCACAGAGGCGAAGGAGGAGGCCAAGAAGGGGTTTGAagttgagaaaataaaaatgcagcaggaaATTTCAGAGCTGAAGGGGGCTAAGAAACAAGTGGAAGAGGCTTTAACTATGGTCATCCAAGCTGACAAAATTAAAGCAGCTGAGATAAGGAGTGTGTATCACCTGCATCAGGAGGAAATCAGCAGAATTAAGAGGGAGTGTGAGAGAGAAATTCGTAGACTG ATGGAGGAGATTAAATTTAAAGACAGAGCAGTCTACGTGCTGGAGAGAGAGTTAGGGGTTCAAGCCGGGCATGCTCAGAGACTGCAGCTCCAAAAGGAGGCTTTAGATGAACAACTTTCCCAGATCAAAGAGTCTGATCGGCATCTGAGCAGCCCCAAGCGGGAACTTCCTTATGCAAGTGGTGCAGGAGACGCTTCAGATCATTCGGGAAGCCCC GAACAGCAGTTGGATGAAAAGGATGCCCGGCGTTTCCAACTCAAAATCGCTGAGCTGAGTGCCATCATCAGGAAGCTGGAGGACCGGAACGCGCTGCTGTCGGAGGAGAGAAACGAGCTG TTAAAACGTCTTAGAGAAGCTGAAAGTCAGTATAAGCCCATTTTGGACAAAAATAAACGCCTTAGTAGGAAGAATGAAGAATTGTCACATGCCTTACGTcgaatggaaaacaaattaaaatttgtaaCACAAGAAAATATAGCAATG AGACAAAGAGCTGGAACAATAAGGAGACCGAGCTCTCTAAATGACCTTGACCACAgccaggaagaaagagaagttgATTTCCTGAGGCTACAAGTCATTGAACAGCAAAACATCATTGATGAACTCTCCAAG ACCCTGGAAACTGCTGGCTATGTGAAGAGTGTCATG GAACGTGATAAGCTGTTAAGGTAtaggaagcaaaggaaaaaaatgaccagAATTCccaag CCGGTCGTGGAGACGTTTTTCGGCTACGATGaagaagcttccttggagtcTGATGGTTCCTCTATCTCGTACCAAACTGACCGGACAGATCAAACCCCTTGCACTCCTGAAGATGACTTGGAAGAG ggCATGGCCAAGGAAGAGACAGAACTGCGATTTCGGCAGCTGACGATGGAGTACCAGGCTCTGCAACGAGCATACGCCCTATTGCAAGAACAGGTCGGAGGAACATTGGATGCAGAACGAGAAGTTAAG ACACGTGAGCAGCTCCAAGCAGAAATACACCGCTCTCAGGCTCAGATCGAAGACCTGGAGAAGGCCCTTGCTGAGCAGGGGCAG gaTATGAAGTGGATTGAGGAGAAGCAAGCATTGTATAGAAGAAACCAAGAGCTGGTAGAAAAG ataaaaCAAATGGAAGCTGAGGAAGCTCGCTTGAAACACGATGTCCAGGACGTTAAGGATCAAAACGAGCTCCTGGAGTTCAGGATCTTGGAGCTCGAA gagagagaaagacGATCGCCTGCCATCAACTTCCATCACGGTCCTTTTACAGAGGGGAAAAGCCCTCTCCAAGTCTACTGCGAGGCAGAAGGTGTAACA GACATAGTAGTAGCAGAGCTGATGAAAAAATTGGACATTTTAGGGGATAACGCC AATCTGACCAATGAAGAGCAAGTAGTTGTCATACAAGCAAGGACAGTTCTCACGTTGGCTGAAAAG TGGCTACAGCAGATAGAAGTGACGGAGTCTGCCCTGCAGCAGAAGATGCTGGATCTCGAGAACGAAAAG GAGCTGTTCAGCAAGCAGAAGGGCTACCTGGATGATGAGCTCGACTTCAGGAAACAGTCCTTGGACCAAGCTCACAAG CAAATTCTGGAATTAGAAGCCATGCTCTATGATGCCCTGCAGCAAGAAGCTGGAGCCAAAATTTCCGAACTTctttcagaagaggagaaagagaaactgaagagCGCTGTAGAGCAATGGAAGAGGCAGGTGATGAGCGAGCTCCGGGAGAGGGACGCCCAAATCCTGCGAGAAAGGATGGAGCTCATTCAACACGCACAGCAG AGAATTAAAGAGCTAGAAGAAAGAATTGAAGGccaaaaaagacaaataaaagagTTAGAGGAAAAG tttttatttttgtttttatttttctctttagctttCATTCTTTGGTCATAG